The Colletotrichum destructivum chromosome 8, complete sequence genome includes the window ATAGACTTGCACACTACAGTAACGTAAACCGTATTTTGCCTAGGATCCCTTGAACGATCTGGCTTTGATTAAGTCTCATTTGACATGCGAGCTAAGTTCGCCTACTTAGCGTATCAAGTAACACTAGAGAGACTGCAAAGCGTTACTATCCTTTCTGCTGAATATAATACTACTTCTAGGCCTAAGACGTAATAATTCCATCTTATGCTAACTTACAAACATACGCAAAAGCTATGTTCTCAGTTTTGTAACATGTGCGTGAAACTTCTTGCTCCCTTTTAAGTCAACTACTTGCAAATGCCCCGCTtttccggaagatctgtccacgctactagggaacgggcttcggcacgggatctagacagccaactcaacccctaaagggaaatagacgggaagcaatgaaactggggaaccagcgggaaccagggacagatagaaggcatagtagccatcaggcaggatttggaggacgaaaggaagggcgatgtatgaagtacatagtcctagcccacggctctccacgccacatacccttcgggaggtctgcgacaagggttccaaccttgccgccatggcgttaaatacaacaacaacaacaacaaaaaatGCCCCGCTTGGTTTAAGGCTCCTTGTTGCCTATCAAATTCACAAACACAGACGCAGCTGTAAGGTGGAAGCCGCTCTATCAATTCCTGTAAATTATAGCAACAGCTCTTAAACTTTTTAACTGCATCGTCTCTCAGCAACTATTTATCTTTTAGGGTGACTATGGAAAGACGCTTGACAATGCGGCACTGATTGCGTGCTGCTTGAAGCATCATATAGAGTTTAGTGGGCATTGGAAACTCTTGTAGGCCTGACGTTAAAGTGACCAAATTCCAGCTACAAGGGAATTATCGCCGGAGCCTTCCAAATCCTTAATAAAACTAGCAACAACTACGTAAAATTGAAATTTCTAAAGTTACTCTTGTAGGCCTGACGTTAAAGTGACCAAATTCCAGCTACAAGGGAATTATCGCCGGAGCCTTCCAAATCCTTAATAAAACTAGCAACAACTACGTAAAATTGAAATTTCTAAAGTTACTCTTCGTGAATTATAGTTTACGCCAGATATAAGGTTGATAAGGTGAAATCTCTTAGCTAACTTGGAGGTTGCTAACTCTGTCTTAAGATCTCATAGGTACTGGTTTATTAAGTCTGTCGAATGCGTACAAACAAGTAGCTGTACCTATATTCTGCTTCAACGCTATGCATCTGTTCACCACTCAAAGCGCATTAGTGTAGATAATTAAAAATGTTAAGCATGATGCAGAATCTAGTAACAACACGATCCCTGGCTGTAGGTTAATCTCTTTTATGTCTGAATAATCCTAGGCTACTGAAGAATGAAATTGAGGGTTATCGAAATTTACACAACACTAGTCAACATtagagagaggaagagaggaggaaagagCGTACATTAATGTGCCGAACATACAGAGCCTCCCGTTCTACACTAAGTAGCACTTTAACTGCGGTAACTAAAACGCTATTGTTAGTTTGCTGTAGCCTAAAACTTTTCTGTAGCCGGGAATTTCCTTAAGAGACACCGTTAGATTATCAAAAAGGCCGCGTAATCCTGTTCGTGGCCTGGAAATAAAATTACTATAGATTCTAACTAAAATAAAGGTTTGCTTACGAAACAATTCTTTAATAGTGGGGCGCAACACGCCTTTGTTACCTTTTTCTGTCACCAGGGAATAGTATAGACGTGACAGTGTTTATGAATAGGTGTTTGCGCTCCATAGATTAGCATAGACTTCTCCCCTCTTTAGCAGATATAAACAAAGGCATAAACGCGTAATGGATTGCGTGTAATGGATTGCGCGGCCTTTTTGTCTATTTAGAGTAATGTGCTAGTAAATATCTCTGCGGATGCTTGAACCCCTCTCCTAGCCACTCCAGATTGCTGAGATAGCAAGTATAAATATCGCATATTTCCCTACCTTTTCTTTTAGCTCCGCCACCACCATTTCCTCCAGCATAAACTCACTAGTAGTAAACAAACCAACTTTTCACCAGACTAACACAAATGGATATTATATTCTTTTTTACATTGATTTTTACACTGTTAGAAATTCTTCTTATTACTGTCTACACTTACTCCATCCCTACCTATCTTACGTTGTTATATAACATATAATGCATAATTTGCTAAATTAGCACACAGGTTCACCCCAATCGCCTATGCTAAAGCATGGGATGGGTGTACTTGTATACAAGTAAAAGCTAATCCTACACTTAAAACTAAGGGCAGAGTTTCAACCAGCGATTTACAAACGTTGGCTTGTAGGCAGGCTTAGCCAGCTTTTGTAGCCGGACCCTGGTCAGTTCGTAAGTAAACCTAGTACTAAATCTTAGTTTCTTAGCTAAGGTACACTAATTATCTTACTAGGACATTTTAACCTTCTAGGTTAGGACAGGGATTGGTGTACCTCATATAAAGGTGCTAGGATATCAGGGGATAATATGTATAATGCATGCAAGTACTTTGGAGCAGTTGACTTGTGCTGCGTCAATACAGATTCAACTAGTACTGTTGCAACTGATCATTCATTTGGATGCGGCTGATGAGGGGAACGCGGGTAATGCTGTTATCTAGGTTATTACCAACCTAGACGTCGCGCCTGGAAAGTTCTATGTTACAGCTGATAAAGAAGGCAACAGATTGACTACATAGTTCTAGTAACCTAAGTATAGGATAAGTTAGTTGTTGTATTGCTTAGTGTAGTCTGCAAGTTCTACAGTAAATCTATGTAAATAGTTAGTAGTTATTTCTTGTAAGGCAACTTTAGCCTAAATATGTGTTTTAACTAAGTAATTGTATGCAGTTAGTTTTACTTAAGTAAGGGTGTTACTAGTTCTATTATACTCCCTTAAAGACTAGCTGTTATTGCATGTAGCGTTCTAGCAGAATACTAGGGTTGGTGCTAAGGGTTGCGCGCAAATACAGGAGGGCATAGTCTGTGCATTATTGCAGGCTAATTCTTGCAGATTATGCATAAAAAAACAAAGGATAAATATCGCCACCAACCTTCCTACTCTAGGCCCCATCTATAGTCTACCTCAACACCGTGGCCCTGCAGACCTCCCCCTCGGCCCGGGGCCCAGACGCCCTGGACTTCAAGCCTACGCGGTGGCTCCAGCCCGTCTCCAGAGGAGTGGACGAGGCGCCGCAGCTTATAACCCCGCAACGCGGCGCATTCCTTCCTTGGTTCGCCGGTCTCCGGGTGTGCCCGGGCCAAAAGATGTCCCAGGTAGAACTCGTCGCGGTCGTTACTTAGCTTTTCCGGAAATGCACCGCCGAGCCGGTCCCGAGAAAGGAACAGAGCATGGAGCAGGCGAGACAGAAGTTGTTAGACTTGATGCAGGATAGTCAACCGGCCGTGACGTTACAAATGAAGCGGCCCAAGGATGTGCATTtgaggtggacgaggcgaTAAGTTGGTGTTCCTCTGCAATGCCACATTGATAGTCTGGGTCTTACCGTCTCAGAGTCATCCTCGTCATTACAAGTGTCGGCAAGCATCATCACCTTGAGAGCAAATTCTCACCAAGAGGTCGGTTCATCGAGCGCATTAGTGAATGGATGTTCAGAGTTCATTACGGTGTATATGTCAGACCTGGATATTATATATCCGAGTCGTGCATTCATCCCCTGCTCAATTCCCTGTTGCAATAAGGGTTATTAGCAGCATAGCCACGAAACCTTGTTATGTTTCTTGTTTTAGGTTAGCTATGtgtcaacaacaacaacgcaCTACTAGCTGAGTAGGCAATAGACTAATATGCACGTTATTGCTGGCTGCCAAGCTGCCGCCTGACAGCATGTAATGTTGTCAGGCCCATCCCAGTACACTTGTTACAACGATTGTCACACTACGCTTATGGGACAATATAGTCTTACACAAACATGATTGAGTCTGCTATGGATATGCCAGTATAAAGGGTCTTTCACTCACGTTATAGATAGTCGGGCTATTCCCTTAGTCTTTCGTTCTTTGTACTCATCGAAATACCCTATTAAACCTTTACCTGACAATCGCTGCCTAACAGCTTTGTTGCCCTGTATTGGAGTTTGATTAATCCTTGTGGGCCTTAGCCCACTCGGTGCGCCGAATACCAATCTACTCGGGCACAGGCAGCCGACAGCCGGCTGCCTGGCCCGACTAACATCAATTGCGACAATCGACACAGCCATTTTAGACTCAATTAATCCGCTATTATGTGGAGTACTTTTACTCTATGCTCTAGTGTGTTTTTAGTCGGCAAAAGCACAATAACCTAATTAGGATATTAGCACTAGCAATAGCGACAGCTAGCTTGTTAGAGTCGGCTTTCTAtagtagtgtctattagcagaagctaaggtaatAGTGCTATTAAATAGTGCTGTAAGTTAAACTAAAAGAATTaagtctttagaggatatagtaattagttgtatacttaataaAAGACTAGTAAtcttagttactagtaaagaGTGCTAAaagtatctaaggggataattataaacTTAgttgctaaagagctataaaAGCCTATCCTTAAGTCTATTTAAGTTTatcttatatataagtcttATATATTTATTACTAAGGTTTTAGCTTATACttaattactagtaatttAAGTATTATgtaaagtaattacttaGAGTAAGGTGTATAAGCGCTTATATTGTAGTTaattatacttatatataattagttgcttacttccttatctctATATAATCTTATACTATAGTTCTTTTGCGCTAGAGAAGTGCACTCTAGTTTCTTATATCTACAGCATATAACTTATTTATAACTGCTAGATACCTTATAAAGGCATCGCTTAGTTCTATTATATTTAATAAGTTGTAATAAAAGACTAACTTTAAGATATTAATTTTAGTAATAATACTTAAGGATATAAAGATATTTATTTTAAATAAATAGATTACCTTTTATAGCTttttagtaattaactttacAATTATCTCTTTAAATACTTTTAGCACtctttactagtaactaatatTATAAGCCtcttattaagtatataactaattactatatcctctaaagacctaatccttttagtataacttatagcactgttTCATAGCATTattgccttagcttctgctaatagatactactatagaaagctaactataacaATCTAGTAAAATAATACGCTTAAGAAACTAGCcttaaactactaaagtagaTTGTTTGTATTGCTTTGCTTTTTAACATAGGCTACTATAATACTACTAGAAGCTAAGGATATAGCAATTATAAGTAGCTTAACTGCAGAATACTATCTTAAGATAAGGGATAAGTATAAGGCCCTATTAGAGAAGGTATTATAGTCGTAGGAGTAAGGTATAAGGATGATTTAACTAATTAATAGACTATTAACAAGTATTCCTATATCCTATCCGTCAATCTAGTCTTGCGCGTCTATTGCTAGAGTTTAGGAAGTGGACGTTTTACAAGAGGATATAGATTTGAACAGGACTGGCCCTCGAACAAGCTCCTCCTAGTCTTACACAACATACTCAGGGAGGCAGATCATGTCCTGGCCCCGAAAGAATGAAGTCAAAGCCCACGGCACTACCCTCCCCTCGGGAATTTTGATCCAAGGAGCACTGGCAGTCAACCAAGGCTGCGTCATCGACTGATAGAAGGCTGCGGATACATCGGCACTTGGTGTTGGTCTCTATGACGTTCTAAGCAAGCAAACCTTCCCTCAACCACATGGAACTGCTGCACCACTTATCAATCTCGCTGGCGCTCACACTCTCGTCACATGGTCTAAAACTACGGGGCAGTTGCCCTCTGTAGAAGGCGCAAGAAATAATCACCAAATACAATAATATTCACGTATACATGCCCTAACCTTCAGCTTCCAAACCAACAGCCCACCAACTGTTCACCCAGCGTTACCATGTAAAAGATTTTAACCAAGTAGGTCTAGTGTTTATCGGCACTATTTCTTTACGTCCTCCAAGTTAGCATAACTTCATGATTCATCTTCCCTAAGCGTCATTGACGGTGGTATTCTGGCCGAATACCAGGGTTGGGGTGCAGGGTTGCgcgcaagaaggggagggctggtccgtgcgtTTTGCCGATTGTTTTTTCAGCCGATTACCGTAGGGGGTTACCAAgacccgttccccccctccgcaaccctttgttcccctcacttactcactaacccttaaccccctccgcaacccttaccccatgcatgcacgcgcagtcgccgcaagacgcacggaccaggcatggtcagccaaccgtcgtcgtcgcctggaacgtcaatcaacaatcccctatctgtaacggtccaaggcgtgtgtatttgcaacaggctatggcgactactacgagtatcctcagatgaggattagaagggaagaacaacaaatctccgcctcgcagcggcctgatcagggccatgcggcccatgccgcactggccatcggattgtcggcatcgtggattccgtggtgggcctgacccggggtcgcccgtggccgcgatatccagcaaggcctcatacgggcccagcccgttacaatacccccctcctccccttccgaagggggccgtgtttctcttcgtactcagctagtgctattgtgtcctgaaactggctgagtggttcccacgtcggcttcgcccaacccgtccatttcacgaggaccttccaacccctaccgtgcttcttcttatccagtatctcctggacctcgtactcctgatcaggtccagacacaagggcggcgggttgtatatcgtcctgttcctgcgatggaaaagggtcgtttccggcatgccgcaggagggacacgtggaagacgttatgtatcccaggcggcgtgtctaacctgcacgcgtgtgttccgactgtctcctgaaccgtatacttggcgttcacccagtccagtttctttgagggcctgtctgatttcacattcgttaacctgagccagactttgtcgcccggtttgaactgatcggacggctgtcgcctcgcgttggcgtacagttcttgtcgctcttgagccgtggccatggcggcttgggcccattccgtagcgtccttcaatctctgcacaaatccttcagctttcgcgataggggtgctgtcgtccgttctcaatggctcgtccaccctgatcaggtcgatgtcgtatccgtgggtggcaaagaacggactcatccctgtagatgtcgccggtcggttgttaatagccatcattgccactagggacaattcgtcccaatcatcctgagcatacgagcagaaggcccgcaagtaggtctctactacttggttagctctctccgtggctccgtcagtctccggatggtaggctgtagagagtctctgtttgattctgaggagctgacacaggcgcctccacgtctgactgacaaattgtgtccctcgatcagtcactattgctctgggggttccgtggtgtctgatcaaggcagtagcaagagtgttcgctgttgcttcggacgaaatttcccacataggctccagtataacgttcttagacagcctgtccgtaataaccaagaggttcttgttcttcttcctcgttgtaggtaagtcggtaataaagtcgagcgatatctctgcccaaaatcgctcgggtatcggtaacggtttaagaagccctctgcgcttctctctccagacgttgcctcgtccacaaacgtcgcagttgcgggtgaattgccggacgtcctgagacagccctggccagtggaacgtccgactgatcagggacttaagcacatctctgcccgggtgccctgataacacggagtcgtgaatgctctgaatcagccgcgttcgcaaaggctcgtaatgcgggacccatatcctgtccctccagcaaagccggcgttttccgtcgactgtgcactccgacagcatgatagggattccccacgtagagggcagctgtttggctccttgctgtacagcgtccctgatcaagtagtaccggttgttgttctctaacccaacgtcccacaggctcttcaaagggtcgtcttcgaaggggttcactggtggctcagtccatttaggagactcgtcgcttcctccatcagcgtccccgcttgatacaaaaccggccctgatggtcgtcttggtctgatcagggcacctcggccccaggctcagtactgcggcgcggtttacgcgaaggctcttccgtccttctttcaacagctgtaactctcgtcctttcaacctgtcgtcctcttcccctaggggcatatcctgctcccttctcgacagtgcgtcaggggtaacggctagcttcccgggcctatactggatagtgaagttgtacttagacagtgtctctgcccatctaacttgacgttcggtcagttgtcgctttgtagtaaagtacttaaggttgaggtggtctgtgacgatggtgaattctcggacgcttctgagctctgcgtcccagtgctctaagcaccgtattatggcaagcaactccttgtcgtgaatagggtagttgcattccgcggggagattcttcttcgagaagaacgctactggacgtagtagaccctcttcatcgtactgagagagtgtacctccgatcacatatccggaggaatccgtctctagtacggtttttcgttctggatcccagtgcgctagtaccggcgcactgatcagacgggcctttaggtcctcaaaggcgtcctggcactcttcagaccatacgaacggggtgtccttcttcgtcagggcagtgaggggtcgggcgacggctgagaattggggtatgaactgtcggtaatagttggcaaaccccacaaaggatcggactccccttactgatcggggcgtttcccatagctgtatagccttgactttctcagggtcgactcttagaccccttcctacctcgacaatgaatccgaggtatttcacgctttttgcctcgaagtcgcatttgtcgatatcgatctgtaaccctgcctcctgcaatctgatcaggaccttcttaaccttgcttcggtgatctgcgagcgatccgctcgagtagatcagaatgtcgtcgatataggcagaacagaactcatcaaggtagtccctcaacgtgtgattgatgtatcgctgaaaggtcgccggggccccagttaacccgaagggtgtgaccatccattcgtacaggccgtaccgggtgcggaatgcagtcttccattcctcccctgcctttatcctgatcttatggaaggctgcaataacgtctagctttgttaaccacttggcttgtgataccgccctcagcgtctcgctgatcagggggagagggtatcgatccttcttcgtgattgcgttcagacctcggtagtcaacacagaatctcaggcctccgccaggcttcttcacgaaaagtacgggggcggaggccgaggagctgctagctctaatgaaccctttgtccagcaggtcggtaagggtcttccgcagcactatcagttcctccctggacataccgtatagtggtccccagggggcttgatgctctcggccgttgttgtctttttccagggggatctcgtggtctatccccttcctgtgcggcggaagcttctcggcctgattacggtcaaagaccggaaggaactggtgatagtgtttagggagcttgtctcttgggtccgtcttcttcttaggggccaaggctttctcgatatccgcgatacttgcggcaaaaattctcataccggtaccttccgccgggttttcccgtctctcgcgcctgatcagggccatgaacactgatgccgcctgcttctgtagaggaaaccggtgatcctcctgcccgggtttccttccttgtaccgtgtggtttgctactccaatatgcagggagttggttgctgggcggacgaccacatcatcgtctttcatccaggattgtccaaggatcacgtcgtcctcctgatcagggatgacgtaaaagaacaatcgtcgtctcttgtacccgtcgatgtcgatgctggcgtacgtgacggtgtctatagccccaggcactgtgacgttgacctgttcgagggctctcggtggtatgctgatacgcggcaagcggagtttcgtagcgtaggtgtcgctgattgtggcgtaagtgaggcacccgttatccaccaaggcgtaggtgtaatgggtgttattgattccgatgttaacataaaagggctcactatccatgttcttcctaacactccgccactcctttcttgcttctacctcctggcggcgcttttcgccaggagttactcttttcccgagtcttctgaggtctggtcagactccgtctcgctcgattcctccgagctactctcggcaacaagcttagtcttggacttcttgactttcgacttcttagtctttgccttcggaggtttctcttctacgtcctcacagtgccgagcgaggtgccctggcctcctgcacctatagcacaggaagtctttggtccttacgtccctcttcttccctccctggtcaggggccttggtcttactgaccttggtaggctcccagtccatcttgtcgtgaggtggtcttgtaggggacttaggctttgcctgaccaggggtagacagccttcgtcgctgcctctcttggcgttcctgagaggactggttgtctaggcgagatccgatcttcattaagagcctggtgtactcggggtaagattccgggatatcagccacgctgatcaggtggctgcgtagggtcgcattcaaggctccttcaaggtagttgattcttacaacgtcaacccattcgcctcctccgctctcggccagttccttctcgaacttagggaggaaaacagcaaagctctcgtactctttctggcggagcgttcgtagtcggctgagtgccctggccttggcgtttgggtctccatagcaactttccaggtagctcatgaactggtcgggcgactcttctccgtttgctccaccctgagcgtagtacgctgacgccattgcttgagctgtaccatccagcctggcgtatatatatccaaatatatcagcgtcacagtcaaaggctctcctatctaggcggatctttcctttcatctccaagaaccaacgtcggaagtttttacgggtaccatcgaacttcggagggtcgggtatctggtgttttcttcggagcgcggttatcggttgagcctgatcagggggggtggaggttgcagtcgttgtaggggtctcgtttggggtcgttgtcgggtgcctaggtgcggctagggcttgctgcagcagtcgaatctgctctccgtgggcctctcgttcggccgcttgggtggttcgcatctcctgtagctgggcagccagctgactgatcagctgcaccagctgctgtggattctcagatggttcggcattcatattgccctccatgtcgatagctcccgcaacacactgtgttctctggggctcttccggtctatcctttgtcccgcaaccacaacgtggttctgttgagactggacggggtactcctgatcagtcctactctgatcgggtccacgggttctgtagctattttggttgacggtccctttttcaactaagctacgaggctctgtcctccagcctccgccagaccgctacttctagagaaaggctccgacgtccttaatcgcgcagactctggccgtcctcactagacgaaccgaccgtctagtatagaggatcctggtgtttgggatctgaggataatgtaacggtccaaggcgtgtgtatttgcaacaggctatggcgactactacgagtatcctcagatgaggattagaagggaagaacaacaaatctccgcctcgcagcggcctgatcagggccatgcggcccatgccgcactggccatcggattgtcggcatcgtggattccgtggtgggcctgacccggggtcgcccgtggccgcgatatccagcaaggcctcatacgggcccagcccgttacactatccctcccctagatagatagatagaatGGATAGAATAGATAAAGACATATAGGATAGTATTACACCTACATATCTGCATATATACGCACATGCATGCAGGTCCTAACTGCTAGGTTGTAAAGTATACTACTATCTAACAACTACGCAGATCTATATTAAGGATAGTCCTAACGTTAGAGCTGGCTTTTATTATGTAGTGTGTTTTAGTTTAGATTTAGAATCTTTTTTAGAAATGTAATAAAAGTACTAAAAAAGGAGATAATTGCAGCGCtttgtttgcgtttctaTGAAAATAGAAAGCAAGATAGGGATTAATTTGTATTTCTATACATATAGAAAGTAAGTTAGAGGTTAGTTTGCATTTCTATAAGAATAGGAAGAAATATAAATACAAATACATCAAAACTTATACAAACACTATAATATCATTCAGTATTAATATAGAAAACTTTACATTAGTAAATTTAGTACCTAAAGGGTTAGTTAGTAAAGAAGGTATTCTCATACTAACTAATAGGTATCTTAGTAGATtaagaataaagaataaGAGATTAGAGGCCATTTAGCTTAGGGTTAGACTCTTAAGAAAGATTaacaaggtaaggtagtagtTAGTAAGGTAAAGACAGCCTATAAAATCCTGCAGTACATACAGTTAATCTAGgtaacaaacatgttgagatcttgcgtcttgctgttgtagctggtgtcttgccttggcgtcgtccattgtTAATATTGATAGGCagggtcaacaaggtcgccagggacaggcACGGATCGGACGGTAGAGGCCTTAGGAGCAagggaccagaccaaggacaggactACAGGGCCGGTCGGTCAGAGATCGGACTAAAggtgggatcgcccgagacaggccagcagcctataaaaccatGCAGGGCCTAAGGCCAAGATAACATTGCATACCTAACcccagcagggtcttggtagtgtactcgacactcgccatggactgcagagctcgaaggcccgggccgggcgaggtcaacaaggccgccggagccggccagggatcagACCAGAGTCCGGATCGTacgaggcgacctgggccgcctctgttgcagcctcccaggggaaggaaggcccgaacccctcccccttccagggGTAAGTCATTTGACCTCACagggtggggagaagggaaggaggggggtgatggagggggggaagctgcgtttataacccccccccccccccccttattccttcctaaagggaaggtgcagaca containing:
- a CDS encoding Putative cytochrome P450, which codes for MQLAPSIVYLNTVALQTSPSARGPDALDFKPTRWLQPVSRGVDEAPQLITPQRGAFLPWFAGLRVCPGQKMSQVELVAVVT